A part of Halobaculum sp. MBLA0143 genomic DNA contains:
- a CDS encoding phytoene/squalene synthase family protein, whose product MVADDQIERSKRIQQQTGKTFHFATRLLPERVRYPTYVLYAFFRVADEVVDAADTAPPAEQRAELERLREAALGERDTDDDVLVAFAEMCDRHGIADEDVVTFVDAMETDIDRDRYDSYEELEAYMDGSASAVGRMMTAVMEPDDAEAALPHATKLGEAFQMTNFIRDVGEDIVERDRIYLPRETLSTYGVTEQQLMDFEFDDDVAAAVRHELRRTEQLYKEGVAGIKLLPEDCQFAVLLAAVLYADHHRLVRERGYDTLTATPELSTARKVSLLARTRWAWFRTKDPEAVFRRVSTVPYGDTAHSGTGHGERMPVR is encoded by the coding sequence ATGGTAGCGGACGACCAGATCGAGCGGAGTAAGCGTATCCAACAGCAGACGGGGAAGACGTTTCACTTCGCCACTCGGCTGCTGCCCGAGCGCGTCCGCTACCCCACGTACGTCCTGTACGCCTTCTTCCGTGTCGCCGACGAGGTCGTCGACGCCGCGGACACCGCCCCGCCGGCCGAGCAACGCGCCGAACTGGAGCGGCTCCGCGAGGCCGCGCTGGGCGAACGCGACACCGACGACGACGTGCTCGTTGCCTTCGCGGAGATGTGTGACCGCCACGGTATCGCCGACGAGGACGTGGTGACGTTCGTCGACGCGATGGAGACGGACATCGACCGCGACCGCTACGACAGCTACGAGGAGCTAGAGGCGTACATGGACGGGTCGGCGTCGGCGGTCGGCCGGATGATGACGGCCGTGATGGAGCCGGACGACGCCGAGGCGGCCCTGCCGCACGCGACGAAACTGGGCGAGGCGTTCCAGATGACCAACTTCATCCGGGACGTTGGCGAGGACATCGTGGAGCGGGATCGGATCTACCTCCCCCGAGAGACGCTGTCGACGTACGGCGTCACCGAACAACAGCTGATGGACTTCGAGTTCGACGACGACGTCGCCGCCGCCGTCCGCCACGAGCTCCGTCGGACGGAACAGCTGTACAAGGAGGGGGTCGCCGGCATCAAGCTCCTGCCGGAGGACTGCCAGTTCGCCGTCCTGTTGGCGGCCGTGTTGTACGCCGACCACCACCGGCTCGTCCGCGAACGGGGCTACGACACTCTCACCGCGACACCGGAGCTGTCGACGGCCCGGAAGGTGTCGTTGCTCGCCCGCACCCGGTGGGCGTGGTTCCGGACGAAGGACCCCGAGGCCGTCTTTCGGCGCGTCAGTACCGTCCCGTACGGCGACACCGCACACAGCGGCACCGGCCACGGCGAGCGGATGCCGGTCCGCTAG
- a CDS encoding HVO_2523 family zinc finger protein, giving the protein MSDTTDDTDDTETRGRPCPACGAAMVHRHCEYVCPNHGVVMDCSDTFYG; this is encoded by the coding sequence GTGAGCGACACGACCGACGACACGGACGATACCGAGACACGCGGTCGGCCGTGTCCGGCCTGTGGGGCGGCGATGGTCCACCGACACTGTGAGTACGTCTGTCCGAACCACGGAGTCGTGATGGACTGTTCGGACACGTTCTACGGCTGA
- the trkA gene encoding Trk system potassium transporter TrkA → MHVIVVGAGQVGSNIAESLADTHDVVVIDTDGERVDALTYDIDVLAIEGDGADLETLREADVGRADLLIASTDDDETNVVVCGTAKVESEAFTIARVKRPQYLATWEHAVDAGNEAFGVDFMVCSDLLAARTIVEVIGVPTAEDVKSFSDGACRMAEFKIPANSSVAGETVSEADRFPGLTFAAIIRGEEVIVPRGETRLRPEDDLVVIGQPEEVEAFGAALAPDQTNPEEVVVFGGSEIGYQAAKLLAEQGTSPRLVEQDPDRARWLAEQLPEVTVMQHDATDQEFLERENVGGADAVIAALETDQGNLLATLLAKRLGADRAAAVVDNGEFTDLFEAVGVDVAISPRRVTAEEITRFTRTNYAETVSIIEDDRAEILELEVDADSDVVGQSVRDLAQELPASVVIGSITRGRELIIPRGDSHVEAGDHLVVFVEASDVDAVAATL, encoded by the coding sequence ATGCACGTCATCGTGGTGGGTGCCGGACAGGTCGGCTCCAACATCGCCGAGAGCCTGGCGGACACACACGACGTGGTCGTGATCGACACAGACGGGGAACGCGTCGACGCGTTGACGTACGACATCGACGTGTTGGCAATCGAGGGTGACGGCGCCGACCTGGAGACGCTGCGGGAGGCGGACGTGGGGCGGGCGGATCTCCTGATCGCCAGCACGGACGACGACGAGACGAACGTCGTCGTCTGCGGGACGGCGAAGGTGGAGTCGGAGGCGTTCACCATCGCTCGCGTGAAACGACCGCAGTATCTCGCCACCTGGGAGCACGCCGTCGACGCAGGCAACGAGGCGTTCGGCGTCGACTTCATGGTGTGTTCGGACCTGTTGGCCGCCCGCACCATCGTGGAGGTGATCGGCGTCCCCACCGCAGAGGACGTGAAGTCGTTCAGCGACGGCGCCTGCCGGATGGCGGAGTTCAAGATTCCCGCCAACTCCAGTGTCGCCGGCGAGACCGTCAGCGAGGCCGACCGGTTCCCCGGGCTCACGTTCGCGGCGATCATCCGCGGGGAGGAGGTGATCGTCCCCCGTGGCGAGACCCGGCTCCGGCCGGAAGACGACCTCGTCGTCATCGGCCAGCCGGAGGAGGTGGAGGCGTTCGGCGCCGCGCTCGCCCCGGACCAGACCAACCCGGAGGAGGTCGTCGTGTTCGGCGGCAGCGAAATCGGCTACCAGGCCGCGAAGCTGTTGGCCGAACAGGGCACCTCACCCCGGCTCGTGGAGCAGGACCCCGACCGGGCGCGGTGGTTGGCCGAACAGCTCCCGGAGGTGACGGTCATGCAACACGACGCCACCGACCAGGAGTTCCTCGAACGGGAGAACGTCGGCGGCGCGGACGCCGTGATCGCCGCCCTGGAGACGGACCAGGGCAACCTCCTGGCGACGCTCCTGGCCAAGCGGCTGGGCGCCGACCGGGCGGCGGCCGTCGTCGACAACGGCGAGTTCACCGACCTGTTCGAGGCGGTCGGCGTCGACGTTGCGATCAGCCCCCGGCGGGTGACGGCAGAGGAGATCACCCGGTTCACCCGGACGAACTACGCCGAGACCGTCTCCATCATCGAGGACGACCGCGCGGAGATCCTGGAACTGGAGGTGGACGCCGACAGCGACGTGGTCGGCCAGTCCGTCCGTGATCTCGCGCAGGAACTGCCCGCGAGTGTCGTCATCGGCTCGATCACCCGCGGCCGCGAACTCATCATCCCCCGGGGTGACAGTCACGTGGAGGCGGGCGACCACCTCGTCGTGTTCGTGGAGGCCAGCGACGTGGACGCCGTCGCGGCGACGCTGTAG
- a CDS encoding universal stress protein — translation MRFVAATDGDRTSELIAEYLRGRVTDDDEIHAVNSQLGGDDTTSEEIRQGDEAVETLAEALEVPVETHQFVRGNRPEEDVLSFAAAVDADELVFTVRDRSPAGKAIFGSVGQRLLLESELPMRVVPRD, via the coding sequence ATGCGATTCGTCGCAGCCACGGACGGCGACCGGACGAGCGAACTGATCGCAGAGTACCTCCGCGGTCGAGTGACCGACGACGACGAGATCCACGCCGTCAACTCTCAGTTGGGCGGCGACGACACGACGAGCGAGGAGATTCGGCAGGGGGACGAAGCCGTCGAGACGCTGGCAGAGGCGTTGGAGGTGCCGGTCGAGACACACCAGTTCGTCCGCGGCAACCGACCGGAGGAGGACGTGTTGTCGTTCGCGGCGGCGGTCGACGCCGACGAACTGGTGTTCACCGTTCGGGACCGGTCGCCGGCCGGCAAGGCTATCTTCGGGAGCGTCGGCCAGCGGCTCCTCCTGGAGTCGGAGCTGCCGATGCGGGTCGTCCCACGGGACTAG
- the paaK gene encoding phenylacetate--CoA ligase PaaK produces MAYSEIERADRDELSERQLDRLRDTLERAGEVPFYARAFEEAGVGVDDLETLSDLTAFPFTTKADFRAEYPDGLFAVDWDDVARVHASSGTSGKPKVVSYTDADLDLWGEVVARSLVAAGVSETDVVQNAYGYGLFTGGLGLHAGLEELGAAVVPTGGGDTARQIETMRDLGSDVLCCTPSYCLYLAEAAEERGHDPRDLPIERVVIGAEPFTDPMRAAIEDRLDVTAVDIYGLSEVIGPGVSIECAEAQDGLHVWEDHFLPEVIDPETGERLPPGEEGELVLTTLTKEALPVVRYRTGDVTSLRYEECACGRTSVRMDNVTGRTDDLLIVRGVNVYPSRIEEAVVAVDAVAPHYRIDLRRGDDGLDRIELTVETQPGFAGDLSALRDRLHDRVSEALNVSVDELAVVEHGEIDRTEVGKVKRVYDHR; encoded by the coding sequence ATGGCCTACAGTGAAATCGAGCGGGCCGACCGAGACGAACTGTCGGAGCGACAACTGGACCGACTCCGCGACACCCTCGAACGGGCGGGCGAGGTGCCCTTCTACGCCAGGGCGTTCGAGGAGGCTGGCGTCGGCGTCGACGACCTAGAGACGCTGTCGGACCTGACGGCGTTCCCGTTCACGACGAAAGCGGACTTCCGGGCGGAGTACCCGGACGGCCTGTTCGCGGTCGACTGGGACGACGTGGCTAGGGTCCACGCCTCCTCCGGGACGAGCGGCAAGCCGAAGGTGGTGTCGTACACGGACGCGGACTTAGACCTGTGGGGCGAGGTGGTCGCACGGTCGCTCGTCGCCGCCGGCGTCTCCGAGACGGACGTGGTCCAGAACGCCTACGGCTACGGGCTGTTCACCGGCGGGCTCGGGCTCCACGCCGGGTTAGAAGAACTCGGGGCCGCGGTCGTCCCGACCGGCGGCGGCGACACCGCCCGCCAGATCGAGACGATGCGGGATCTGGGCTCGGACGTGCTCTGCTGTACGCCGTCGTACTGTCTGTACCTCGCGGAGGCGGCCGAGGAACGCGGCCACGACCCGCGGGACCTCCCGATCGAACGGGTCGTGATCGGGGCGGAGCCGTTCACGGACCCGATGCGGGCGGCGATCGAGGATCGACTGGACGTGACTGCCGTCGACATCTACGGGCTGTCGGAGGTGATCGGTCCGGGTGTCTCCATCGAGTGTGCCGAAGCACAGGACGGACTCCACGTCTGGGAGGATCACTTCCTGCCGGAGGTGATCGACCCGGAGACGGGCGAGCGACTGCCGCCGGGCGAGGAGGGTGAGCTGGTCCTGACGACCCTGACGAAGGAGGCGTTGCCGGTCGTCCGTTACCGCACCGGCGACGTGACGAGCCTCCGGTACGAGGAGTGTGCGTGTGGGCGGACCTCCGTCCGGATGGACAACGTCACCGGTCGGACGGACGACCTCCTGATCGTCCGCGGGGTGAACGTCTACCCCAGCCGGATCGAGGAGGCGGTCGTCGCCGTCGACGCCGTCGCGCCACACTACCGGATCGACCTCCGGCGCGGCGACGACGGGCTCGACCGGATCGAGCTGACTGTGGAGACGCAGCCGGGGTTCGCGGGCGACCTGTCGGCGCTGCGCGACCGGCTCCACGACCGGGTGAGCGAGGCGCTGAACGTCTCCGTGGACGAACTCGCGGTCGTCGAACACGGGGAGATCGACCGCACGGAGGTCGGGAAGGTGAAACGGGTGTACGATCACCGCTGA